TTCGCGTTCACTTCGGCCCGCCTGTCTTGACCTTTCCTCGGAGACCTTATGCCTGACCGCGACTCGCTGCTCGACCGCCCCTCCACGCTGTCCGCCCCGTCGGACTTCCTGCGCGCCTTGTTCGCACGCCGCACCACGAACGGTCCCTTCCGGCCCGACACGGTCAGCAAGGAGCATCAGCATCTGCTCGTGCGCGCTGCGTCGGCGGCGCCGAGCCACTTCAATTCGCAGCCTTGGCGCTTCGTGCTGATCGAGGACCGAGCGAAGATCGACGCCGTCGCTCGCCTCGCCGGCGACTCAATGCGCGAGCTCATCGAACGCGGCGTGTTCTTCGAGCGTTACCGTCGTTACTTCCGCTTTTCAGAAGCGGAAATGGACGCTCGGCGAGACGGCATCTTCATCGACCACCTTCCGGCGCCTTTGCGGCCGTTCACGCGTCAGATCTTCAGCGACGCCGGCCTCGGCCTCATGCGCAAACTCGGCGTGCCCGCGCGGCTCGGGCGTGACAACGAGAAGCTCGTGTCAGGCAGTCCCTTGCTCTTGGCCGCCCTGCTCGACAAGACCGAGTACCGCCCGGGCGAGCTCAGCGGGTTTTACTCCATGTTCGGCCTCGGCGCCGCCATGGAGAACATCTGGCTGACGGTGGGCGAGCTCGGCATGGGCATCCAGTTCGTCTCCACGCCCATGGAGATTCCCGAGGCGTGGGCCCAGATCCAGCGCCTCCTGAAAGTTCCCGGCGACCTCGAGCTGATGGCCGTCTACCGTCTCGGCTACCTTCCGCTGGATCAGCAAAGACCTTCCATCGACTGGAGCAGCCGTCACCGCAAGCGCCTCGAGCAGTACGTCTACCGCGAGGACTGCGAGCATCCCGAGCAAGATCCCCCCGCCCCCTCCGAGCAGGCCTCCCAGACGCGGAGCCGCTGAAAGTAGCGCTCGAAGCGAGCTCCTCGCGAACGAGCTCATCGGCGAAGGCGTCACAGTCTCGACGCGCCGAAAGGAGTGAAGTGGTCGCCATGACTCAGATCAGCGCTCAGCGCAGCGGAACGTTCAAGATCGGCGGGGAGTTGGAAGTGTCGCGGTTGGGCTTCGGAGCGATGCGCGTGACGGGGCCGGGAATCTGGGGCGATCCGGAGGACGTCGAGGAAGCGCGGCGCACCCTTCGGCGCGTGCCGGAGCTCGGAATCAACTTCGTGGACACGGCGGACAGTTACGGACCGGGCACGAGCGAAGAATTGATCGCCGAGGCGCTGCATCCGTACCCGAGCGGGCTCGTGGTCGCGACGAAAGGAGGCTTGACGCGCACGGGGCCGAATCAGTGGCACCCCGTGGGCCGCCCCGAGTACTTGCGTCAACAGTTGGAGCTGAGCTTGAGGCGCCTCAAGGTGGAGAGCATCGACTTGTGGCAACTTCACCGAATCGACCCGAAGGTGCCCGCCGACGAGCAATTCGGAGTGATGAAAGAGTTCGTGGACGAAGGCAAGGTGCGCTTCTTGGGCTTGTCGCAAGTCAAGGTGGAGCAGATCGAGGCGGCGCGCCGAGTGATCGACGTGGCGACCGTGCAGAACCTCTACAACCTCACGAACCGGCAAGACGAGGACGTGCTGACGTACTGCGAGGCGAACGGGATCGGATTCATTCCGTGGTACCCGATCGCCAGCGGAGAGCTCGCCAAGCATGGCGGGGTGCTCGACGAGATGTCGCGCCGCTTGGAGGCGACGCCGTCTCAAATCGCGTTGGCTTGGCTGCTGAAGCGCTCGCCCGTGATGCTGCCGATTCCCGGAACGGGCAAGGTGCGTCACTTGGAGGAGAACACGGCGGCGGCGAACGTCACGTTGCCCGACGAGGACTTCGACGCGCTCACGAACGCGGG
This genomic stretch from Deinococcus yavapaiensis KR-236 harbors:
- a CDS encoding aldo/keto reductase, which codes for MTQISAQRSGTFKIGGELEVSRLGFGAMRVTGPGIWGDPEDVEEARRTLRRVPELGINFVDTADSYGPGTSEELIAEALHPYPSGLVVATKGGLTRTGPNQWHPVGRPEYLRQQLELSLRRLKVESIDLWQLHRIDPKVPADEQFGVMKEFVDEGKVRFLGLSQVKVEQIEAARRVIDVATVQNLYNLTNRQDEDVLTYCEANGIGFIPWYPIASGELAKHGGVLDEMSRRLEATPSQIALAWLLKRSPVMLPIPGTGKVRHLEENTAAANVTLPDEDFDALTNAGLQQPS
- a CDS encoding nitroreductase family protein is translated as MPDRDSLLDRPSTLSAPSDFLRALFARRTTNGPFRPDTVSKEHQHLLVRAASAAPSHFNSQPWRFVLIEDRAKIDAVARLAGDSMRELIERGVFFERYRRYFRFSEAEMDARRDGIFIDHLPAPLRPFTRQIFSDAGLGLMRKLGVPARLGRDNEKLVSGSPLLLAALLDKTEYRPGELSGFYSMFGLGAAMENIWLTVGELGMGIQFVSTPMEIPEAWAQIQRLLKVPGDLELMAVYRLGYLPLDQQRPSIDWSSRHRKRLEQYVYREDCEHPEQDPPAPSEQASQTRSR